From Mus musculus strain C57BL/6J chromosome 17, GRCm38.p6 C57BL/6J, the proteins below share one genomic window:
- the Lhfpl5 gene encoding LHFPL tetraspan subfamily member 5 protein isoform X1, whose translation MVKLLPAQEAAKIYHTNYVRNSRAVGVMWGTLTICFSVLVMALFIQPYWIGDSVSTPQAGYFGLFSYCVGNVLSSELICKGGPLDFSSIPSRAFKTAMFFVALAMFLIIGSIICFSLFFVCNTATVYKICAWMQLAAATGLMIGCLVYPDGWDSSEVRRMCGEQTGKYTLGHCTIRWAFMLAILSIGDALILSFLAFVLGYRQDKLLPDDYKADGNGTCLSPWEYPSLGLWVEKWLRWWLSEAKCVWAS comes from the exons ATGGTGAAGTTGCTGCCAGCCCAGGAGGCCGCCAAGATCTACCACACCAACTATGTGCGAAACTCGCGCGCTGTGGGAGTGATGTGGGGCACGCTCACTATCTGTTTCTCGGTGCTGGTCATGGCCCTCTTTATCCAGCCCTACTGGATAGGCGACAGTGTTAGCACACCACAGGCTGGTTACTTTGGCTTGTTCTCCTACTGCGTGGGCAACGTGCTGTCGTCGGAACTCATCTGCAAGGggggccctctggacttctcctCCATCCCCTCCAGAGCCTTCAAGACTGCCATGTTCTTTGTGGCCTTGGCCATGTTCCTTATCATCGGCTCCATCATCTGCTTCAGCCTGTTCTTCGTCTGTAATACAGCCACGGTCTACAAGATTTGCGCCTGGATGCAGCTGGCTGCTG CCACGGGCCTAATGATCGGATGTCTAGTCTACCCAGATGGTTGGGACTCCAGTGAGGTGCGGCGTATGTGTGGCGAGCAGACGGGCAAGTACACACTGGGCCACTGCACCATCCGCTGGGCCTTCATGCTGGCCATCCTCAGCATTGGAGATGCACTCATCCTCTCCTTCCTGGCTTTTGTGTTGGGCTATCGGCAGGACAAGCTCCTCCCGGATGACTACAAGGCAGATGGGAATGGTACCTGTCTTTCTCCGTGGGAATATCCTTCCCTGGGGCTGTGGGTGGAGAAGTGGCTGCGGTGGTGGCTCTCTGAAGCCAAGTGTGTCTGGGCCTCTTGA
- the Lhfpl5 gene encoding LHFPL tetraspan subfamily member 5 protein, whose protein sequence is MVKLLPAQEAAKIYHTNYVRNSRAVGVMWGTLTICFSVLVMALFIQPYWIGDSVSTPQAGYFGLFSYCVGNVLSSELICKGGPLDFSSIPSRAFKTAMFFVALAMFLIIGSIICFSLFFVCNTATVYKICAWMQLAAATGLMIGCLVYPDGWDSSEVRRMCGEQTGKYTLGHCTIRWAFMLAILSIGDALILSFLAFVLGYRQDKLLPDDYKADGNEEV, encoded by the exons ATGGTGAAGTTGCTGCCAGCCCAGGAGGCCGCCAAGATCTACCACACCAACTATGTGCGAAACTCGCGCGCTGTGGGAGTGATGTGGGGCACGCTCACTATCTGTTTCTCGGTGCTGGTCATGGCCCTCTTTATCCAGCCCTACTGGATAGGCGACAGTGTTAGCACACCACAGGCTGGTTACTTTGGCTTGTTCTCCTACTGCGTGGGCAACGTGCTGTCGTCGGAACTCATCTGCAAGGggggccctctggacttctcctCCATCCCCTCCAGAGCCTTCAAGACTGCCATGTTCTTTGTGGCCTTGGCCATGTTCCTTATCATCGGCTCCATCATCTGCTTCAGCCTGTTCTTCGTCTGTAATACAGCCACGGTCTACAAGATTTGCGCCTGGATGCAGCTGGCTGCTG CCACGGGCCTAATGATCGGATGTCTAGTCTACCCAGATGGTTGGGACTCCAGTGAGGTGCGGCGTATGTGTGGCGAGCAGACGGGCAAGTACACACTGGGCCACTGCACCATCCGCTGGGCCTTCATGCTGGCCATCCTCAGCATTGGAGATGCACTCATCCTCTCCTTCCTGGCTTTTGTGTTGGGCTATCGGCAGGACAAGCTCCTCCCGGATGACTACAAGGCAGATGGGAATG